The following proteins are co-located in the Sphingorhabdus lutea genome:
- a CDS encoding lysophospholipid acyltransferase family protein: MASLSIAKIKAFKPILFVIGQFMFAARILLLLSSLAICLFLHAIWRLFTPHSPWPRLFLSTVSWNSGVVPKVVGPRIKENVFYASNHISWIDIPTISAATGCTFIAHSGIAEWPLIGWLCRLNNTIFVTRDDRASVAKQIETIQNAMLEKQPITIFPEGTTHDGQSLLPFKPSLFQALVNAPAPILIQPVFLTYGRHNHKIAWLGDEPAPVNGWKILSRIGPATATLHFLEAFDPSQYECRKEIAAEVRRRIGRAMEASRPVSSIV, encoded by the coding sequence ATGGCGTCGCTATCGATCGCAAAGATTAAGGCATTTAAGCCAATTTTATTTGTCATTGGGCAATTTATGTTTGCGGCAAGAATATTGCTATTGCTTTCATCGCTTGCCATTTGTTTGTTTTTGCACGCAATTTGGCGGTTATTCACCCCTCATTCCCCATGGCCACGTTTATTTTTATCAACCGTCAGTTGGAATAGCGGCGTCGTGCCAAAGGTGGTGGGCCCGCGCATTAAAGAAAATGTTTTTTATGCCAGCAATCATATAAGCTGGATTGACATTCCCACAATTTCCGCCGCCACCGGATGCACTTTTATCGCGCATAGCGGCATTGCCGAATGGCCGCTTATTGGCTGGCTATGCCGGTTAAACAACACTATATTTGTGACGCGGGATGACCGTGCTTCTGTGGCAAAGCAAATTGAAACAATACAAAATGCGATGCTGGAAAAACAACCCATTACCATTTTTCCAGAGGGCACTACGCATGATGGGCAAAGTCTATTGCCTTTCAAGCCATCTTTATTTCAAGCATTGGTCAACGCGCCTGCGCCTATTTTAATTCAGCCTGTATTTTTAACCTATGGCCGGCATAATCATAAAATAGCATGGTTGGGCGATGAGCCCGCGCCCGTAAATGGATGGAAAATATTATCGCGCATTGGCCCGGCCACGGCGACATTGCATTTTTTAGAAGCCTTTGATCCATCGCAATATGAATGCCGCAAAGAAATTGCCGCCGAAGTGCGCAGGCGCATTGGCCGTGCGATGGAGGCTAGCCGCCCCGTAAGTTCCATTGTATAG
- the miaB gene encoding tRNA (N6-isopentenyl adenosine(37)-C2)-methylthiotransferase MiaB — MPSPISQPKQQQRKKKAPVPAPKTFHVKSFGCQMNVYDGERMTEMFAGQGMVQVENGKEADLVVLNTCHIREKAAEKVYSDIGRLRRKDGSSPMIAVAGCVAQAEGKEISKRAPSVDIVVGPQAYHRLPDMVAHAQSGKRSVDTDMPAISKFDIMPPRTKQPRPTAFLTVQEGCDKFCTYCVVPYTRGAEISRPWADLINEAKALVDGGVSEITLLGQNVNAWTGEDEKGQMHGLDGLIRALDKIDGLKRIRYTTSHPNDMTDALINAHGEIESLMPYLHLPVQAGSDRILKAMNRSHSRDSYLHILDKMRKVRPDIALSGDFIVGFPGETDQDFADTLSLVKQVRYAQAYSFKYSPRPGTPAAIMDNQIAPEIMDERLQALQALLNEHQHDFNKQSVGRTASILFERTGKLDGQLIGKSPWLQSVHVIAPGLKIGDLADVKLVDSGPNSLTGELINILDKE, encoded by the coding sequence ATGCCCTCACCAATTTCACAGCCAAAGCAACAGCAGCGCAAGAAAAAAGCACCCGTGCCCGCGCCAAAAACTTTCCATGTAAAATCATTTGGTTGCCAGATGAATGTATATGATGGCGAACGCATGACCGAAATGTTTGCCGGTCAAGGTATGGTGCAGGTAGAAAATGGTAAAGAAGCCGATTTGGTTGTTTTAAACACATGCCATATCCGTGAAAAGGCGGCGGAAAAAGTATATTCCGATATTGGCCGTTTGCGCCGTAAAGATGGTTCATCCCCCATGATTGCTGTCGCTGGATGTGTGGCACAGGCCGAGGGCAAGGAAATCAGTAAGCGCGCGCCATCAGTTGATATTGTGGTCGGGCCACAGGCATATCACCGCCTGCCCGATATGGTTGCCCATGCGCAAAGCGGCAAACGCAGCGTGGATACCGATATGCCCGCAATTAGCAAATTTGACATCATGCCGCCGCGCACCAAACAACCGCGCCCCACCGCATTTTTAACCGTGCAAGAGGGCTGTGACAAATTTTGCACCTATTGCGTTGTTCCCTATACACGCGGGGCCGAAATCTCTCGCCCATGGGCGGATTTAATCAATGAAGCAAAAGCATTGGTCGATGGCGGAGTTTCCGAAATTACCTTATTGGGTCAAAATGTTAACGCATGGACAGGCGAAGATGAAAAAGGCCAAATGCATGGATTGGACGGTTTAATTCGTGCATTGGACAAGATTGATGGCCTTAAACGGATAAGATATACCACCAGCCACCCCAATGACATGACCGATGCGTTAATCAACGCGCATGGCGAAATTGAATCTTTAATGCCATATTTGCATTTGCCCGTTCAGGCAGGTTCGGACCGGATATTAAAGGCGATGAACCGCAGCCATAGCCGTGATTCCTACCTACATATATTGGACAAAATGCGTAAAGTGCGCCCCGACATTGCCCTTTCGGGCGACTTTATTGTCGGTTTCCCCGGCGAAACGGACCAAGATTTTGCCGATACTTTAAGCCTTGTCAAACAGGTGAGATATGCGCAGGCATATTCATTTAAATATTCACCGCGCCCCGGCACACCGGCCGCGATAATGGACAATCAAATCGCGCCTGAAATTATGGATGAACGACTGCAGGCCTTGCAGGCATTGTTAAATGAGCATCAACATGATTTTAACAAACAAAGCGTGGGACGAACGGCAAGCATATTATTTGAACGCACCGGAAAATTGGACGGGCAGTTAATTGGTAAATCACCATGGCTGCAATCGGTTCATGTCATTGCCCCGGGCCTTAAAATTGGTGATTTGGCCGATGTAAAATTGGTGGATAGCGGGCCAAACAGCCTGACAGGTGAGTTAATTAACATATTGGATAAGGAATAA
- a CDS encoding PhoH family protein: MTKKTQAQLGEMSHIELKFDKPALIALLFGEFDRNLVTIENRLGVYISARGDRVKIEGEAAATARTRDILNDLYRRILRHEEIDQSLVEAVIAMSSEPTLDGIVRKPDQEAAPIMIRTRKKTIVPRSANQAPYMESLARDEIIFALGPAGTGKTYLAVAQAVAMLITGAVQRLILSRPAVEAGERLGFLPGDMKEKVDPYLRPLYDALYDCLPAEQVERRIESGEIEIAPLAFMRGRTLADSFIILDEAQNTTPAQMKMFLTRFGMNSRMVICGDPKQVDLPGGDKFSGLADAVSKLEGIDGISTIRFTSADVVRHPLVGKIVDAYEG, translated from the coding sequence ATGACAAAAAAAACGCAGGCCCAATTGGGTGAAATGTCCCATATCGAACTTAAATTTGATAAGCCTGCGCTCATCGCCCTTCTTTTCGGAGAATTTGATCGAAATTTAGTGACGATTGAAAACCGTTTGGGTGTATATATTTCCGCGCGCGGTGACCGTGTAAAAATTGAGGGAGAGGCCGCAGCAACCGCCCGCACCCGCGATATTTTAAATGATTTATATCGCCGAATTTTGCGTCATGAGGAAATTGATCAATCCTTGGTTGAGGCAGTCATCGCCATGTCAAGCGAGCCCACATTGGACGGTATCGTTCGCAAACCCGATCAAGAAGCCGCCCCCATCATGATACGCACGCGTAAAAAAACCATTGTGCCGCGCTCCGCCAATCAGGCGCCCTATATGGAATCATTGGCCCGTGATGAGATTATCTTTGCGCTTGGACCAGCGGGCACGGGCAAAACTTATTTGGCGGTGGCACAGGCGGTAGCCATGTTAATAACCGGCGCGGTGCAACGGTTAATCCTATCGCGTCCGGCGGTGGAGGCTGGGGAGCGTTTGGGCTTCCTTCCTGGGGATATGAAGGAAAAGGTCGATCCTTATTTACGGCCATTATATGATGCGCTTTATGATTGCCTGCCCGCCGAACAGGTGGAGCGGCGGATTGAAAGCGGGGAGATTGAAATTGCCCCTCTTGCCTTTATGCGCGGACGCACCTTGGCAGATAGTTTTATCATTTTGGACGAAGCACAAAATACCACCCCTGCACAAATGAAAATGTTTTTAACCCGTTTCGGCATGAACAGCCGCATGGTCATTTGCGGCGATCCCAAACAGGTGGATTTACCCGGCGGCGATAAATTTTCTGGGCTTGCCGATGCGGTTTCAAAATTAGAAGGAATTGACGGGATTAGCACCATCCGCTTTACATCCGCTGATGTGGTCCGCCATCCTTTGGTTGGCAAGATTGTTGACGCATATGAAGGATAA
- the ybeY gene encoding rRNA maturation RNase YbeY, translating to MKDKMQSEYPLQILCEFDDIWHIEDDSEEQENFEQYVARAVIAAFEHSKYHRAFKSAKHIEISILFSNDENIHQLNKEYRQKDKPTNILSFPMVDEDELSMDGDNQSLSTPILMLGDLALAHETIQRECAEKDWPLRDYLAHLIIHGTLHLLGMDHIDDNEAEIMEGQEIKALASLGIANPYS from the coding sequence ATGAAGGATAAGATGCAAAGCGAATATCCGTTACAAATTTTATGTGAATTTGACGATATTTGGCACATAGAAGATGATAGCGAGGAGCAGGAGAATTTTGAACAATATGTCGCCCGTGCGGTCATTGCCGCATTTGAACATAGCAAATATCACCGCGCCTTTAAATCCGCAAAACATATTGAAATCAGCATTTTATTCAGCAATGATGAGAATATACATCAATTAAATAAGGAATATCGGCAAAAGGATAAACCGACAAATATCCTGTCCTTTCCCATGGTGGATGAGGATGAATTAAGCATGGATGGCGACAATCAATCGCTATCTACCCCCATTTTAATGTTGGGCGACCTTGCGCTGGCGCATGAAACGATACAGCGCGAATGCGCGGAAAAGGATTGGCCCTTGAGAGATTATCTGGCCCATTTAATCATTCATGGCACATTACATTTACTGGGCATGGACCATATTGACGATAATGAAGCGGAAATTATGGAGGGCCAAGAAATAAAAGCGCTTGCGTCTCTTGGCATTGCTAATCCATATAGCTAA
- a CDS encoding hemolysin family protein — protein sequence MPADENKGSTHQSEDESPGRLWRSVKNLLGLRISEPTLREQLEEAILEHENVEEESENAERNGDLSTVERTMLRNLLHFSEHRVDDVMVPRSEIIAINETDTLDDTVRLFAEHGHSRIPVYRENLDNVIGMIHIKDIFAMLADPQNRKNDNWTQHIRMPRFAPESMGVLDLLAEMRATRTHLAIILDEYSGTEGLVTIEDLVEEIVGDIEDEHDDEPVELIQQISENIWEVDARVELDDLADIIDPALGEVEEDVDTIGGLAFVLAGQIPTAGQIYTHEPSNVEIKILDGDQKRVTRILLTKMDNEKDII from the coding sequence ATGCCAGCCGATGAAAATAAAGGCAGCACCCATCAATCAGAGGATGAAAGTCCGGGACGATTATGGCGCTCAGTTAAAAATTTACTTGGTCTTAGAATTTCTGAACCGACACTTCGTGAACAGCTTGAAGAAGCGATTTTGGAACATGAAAATGTCGAAGAAGAAAGTGAAAATGCCGAACGCAATGGTGATTTATCAACGGTTGAGCGCACCATGCTTCGTAATTTGCTGCATTTTTCGGAACATCGCGTAGATGATGTCATGGTGCCGCGAAGCGAGATTATCGCGATAAATGAAACCGATACTTTGGATGATACTGTCCGATTATTCGCCGAACATGGCCATAGCCGTATTCCAGTTTACCGCGAAAATTTGGATAATGTAATTGGCATGATCCATATTAAAGATATTTTTGCGATGCTGGCCGATCCGCAAAATAGGAAAAATGATAATTGGACGCAGCATATCCGGATGCCTCGATTTGCTCCTGAATCAATGGGCGTGCTTGACCTATTGGCCGAAATGCGCGCGACCAGAACCCATTTGGCCATTATATTGGATGAATATTCCGGCACCGAAGGATTGGTCACTATCGAAGATTTGGTCGAAGAAATTGTCGGCGATATTGAAGATGAGCATGATGATGAACCTGTCGAGCTTATCCAGCAAATATCTGAAAATATTTGGGAAGTTGATGCACGGGTGGAGCTTGACGATTTGGCCGATATAATCGACCCTGCCCTTGGCGAGGTGGAGGAAGATGTTGACACCATTGGTGGTTTAGCATTTGTTTTGGCAGGACAAATCCCCACTGCGGGCCAAATTTATACGCATGAACCAAGCAATGTTGAAATTAAAATATTGGATGGCGATCAAAAAAGGGTGACGCGCATTTTATTGACCAAAATGGACAATGAAAAAGATATTATCTAA
- a CDS encoding glycosyltransferase family 4 protein, producing MQVNELKIALFSGNYNYVRDGANKALNKLVEYLLRMGAQVRVYSPTVDNPAFEPMGDLISVPSFAIPGRPEYRIPLQLSNRIKEDLREFSPNIVHISSPDRVARQAVKWAHSQNIPVLCSVHTRFESYLQYYKLGLFEPVMVAWLRSLYRHCDALVAPSEGFAELLRSQHMNQDVGIWTRGVNRDVFNASKRDMAWRKSIGFDDNIPVIGFLGRLVLEKGLDVFAESLSELGKRNIPHQVMIIGDGPAKNWFAERVPHANFLGFQGGHDLGRAVASMDMLFNPSTTEGFSNVSLETMACAVPVIAARATGNVGLVQHNITGQLVTPGNIPEFADALQHYCQNIEISKLHGKAGEALSLEYSWDSINQVVADKYIELIGRHITS from the coding sequence ATGCAAGTGAATGAATTAAAAATCGCGTTATTCAGCGGTAATTATAACTATGTTCGCGATGGAGCGAATAAGGCGTTAAATAAATTGGTCGAATATTTGTTGCGCATGGGCGCACAGGTTCGGGTATATTCCCCTACGGTGGATAATCCCGCATTTGAACCCATGGGTGATTTAATATCGGTGCCATCCTTTGCGATTCCCGGGCGTCCGGAATATCGTATTCCATTACAATTAAGTAATCGGATAAAAGAGGATTTGCGTGAATTTTCCCCCAATATTGTCCATATTTCAAGCCCGGACCGGGTCGCAAGACAGGCGGTAAAATGGGCGCATAGCCAAAATATTCCCGTTCTATGTTCCGTGCACACAAGATTTGAATCCTATTTACAATATTATAAACTTGGCCTTTTTGAGCCCGTCATGGTGGCATGGCTGCGCAGTCTTTATCGGCATTGCGATGCATTGGTCGCCCCGTCAGAGGGCTTTGCCGAATTATTGCGAAGTCAGCATATGAACCAAGATGTTGGCATTTGGACACGCGGCGTAAACCGTGATGTTTTCAATGCGTCAAAACGCGATATGGCATGGCGGAAATCCATTGGTTTTGATGATAATATCCCCGTTATTGGATTTTTGGGCCGGTTAGTGCTTGAAAAAGGATTGGATGTTTTTGCCGAGAGCCTGAGTGAGCTTGGAAAAAGAAATATCCCACATCAGGTAATGATTATTGGCGACGGACCGGCAAAAAATTGGTTTGCCGAGCGTGTGCCCCATGCCAATTTTTTGGGATTTCAGGGGGGGCATGATTTGGGCCGTGCGGTGGCCAGCATGGATATGCTATTTAACCCCTCCACGACCGAGGGTTTTAGCAATGTATCATTGGAAACCATGGCATGCGCCGTGCCGGTCATTGCCGCGCGCGCAACGGGCAATGTTGGATTGGTTCAACATAACATAACCGGACAATTGGTAACGCCCGGCAATATTCCCGAATTTGCCGATGCCCTGCAACATTATTGCCAAAATATAGAGATTAGCAAATTGCATGGCAAAGCCGGTGAGGCGTTATCATTGGAATATAGCTGGGATAGTATCAACCAAGTGGTCGCCGATAAATATATAGAATTGATAGGGCGGCATATTACATCATGA
- a CDS encoding replication-associated recombination protein A: MSDLFGKQDEALHPHYADIMENAPLAEKLRPHKLDQIIGQGHLTGAKGAINLMVKKGQLSSIILWGPPGTGKTSIARLIAAEAGYYLIALSAIFSGVADLKKAFADARKLSASGKKILMFVDEIHRFNRAQQDAFLPVVEQGTVTLIGATTENPSFELNAALLSRMQVLTLNRLRHDDLDSIISHAEKSQNTPLPINEQARKWLIDQADGDARFLINQIETIFNICEQNDDENGIIFDLPALSSLLQRRAAIYDKKGDGHYNLISALHKSLRGSDADAALYWMARMLVAGEDPIYVLRRLVRFASEDIGLADPQALTQCLAALQSYQLLGSPEGELAIVQACLYCATAPKSNAAYVAQKNAWKLAAETGSLSPPASILNAPTKMMKEMGYGAGYEYDHDSEHGFSGANYWPDGIERRALYQPVSRGYERKVQEHMAYWEKLRAQKNHISS, translated from the coding sequence ATGAGCGATTTATTCGGCAAGCAAGACGAAGCATTACATCCGCATTATGCCGATATAATGGAAAATGCCCCGCTTGCCGAAAAATTACGCCCACATAAACTTGACCAAATTATTGGCCAGGGGCATTTAACCGGTGCAAAGGGCGCGATAAATTTAATGGTGAAAAAGGGGCAATTAAGCTCCATCATCCTATGGGGGCCGCCCGGCACCGGAAAAACCAGTATTGCGCGGTTAATCGCGGCAGAGGCAGGATATTATCTTATCGCCTTATCCGCGATATTTTCTGGCGTGGCGGATTTGAAAAAGGCATTTGCCGATGCCCGAAAATTATCTGCATCGGGCAAAAAAATATTGATGTTTGTGGATGAAATTCACCGGTTCAACCGCGCCCAACAAGACGCCTTTTTGCCCGTGGTGGAGCAAGGAACGGTCACCTTAATCGGCGCAACCACCGAAAATCCCAGCTTTGAGTTAAATGCAGCTTTATTATCACGGATGCAGGTTTTAACCCTTAACCGATTGCGCCATGATGATTTAGATAGCATCATTAGCCATGCCGAGAAATCTCAAAACACCCCCCTGCCCATCAATGAACAGGCGCGAAAATGGCTTATTGATCAGGCCGATGGCGATGCGCGCTTTTTAATCAATCAAATTGAAACTATATTTAACATTTGCGAACAAAATGATGATGAAAATGGCATTATTTTTGACCTGCCAGCTTTATCATCATTGTTGCAGCGCCGCGCCGCCATTTATGACAAAAAAGGCGATGGTCATTATAATCTAATCTCCGCCTTGCATAAATCACTTCGCGGCAGCGATGCAGACGCCGCGCTTTATTGGATGGCCCGCATGTTGGTCGCGGGCGAAGACCCAATTTATGTGCTGCGGCGGTTGGTTCGATTTGCCAGCGAAGATATTGGCCTTGCCGATCCTCAGGCGCTAACCCAATGTTTGGCCGCGCTACAATCTTATCAGCTTTTGGGTTCGCCAGAAGGTGAGCTGGCCATTGTTCAGGCATGTTTATATTGCGCCACCGCGCCAAAATCCAATGCTGCCTATGTTGCGCAAAAAAACGCTTGGAAATTGGCCGCTGAAACCGGATCATTATCCCCGCCCGCCAGCATATTAAACGCGCCGACAAAAATGATGAAAGAAATGGGATATGGCGCGGGATATGAATATGACCATGATAGCGAACATGGATTTTCAGGCGCAAATTATTGGCCCGATGGTATTGAACGCCGCGCCCTATATCAACCGGTAAGCCGTGGTTATGAACGCAAGGTTCAAGAGCATATGGCATATTGGGAAAAGCTGCGCGCGCAAAAAAACCACATATCCTCATAA
- a CDS encoding mechanosensitive ion channel produces the protein MLNNLQVGGYAFDQEVAMLWAEKILIAAVIVILTWILAKAAKWAFAKLVDKIEFLQRQTGSGESIGMSLGSIISLVIWLFGMLILLQHMGFSSAIKPLETLLTDIMDFIPNLLGAGIIFFIGLTVARIIRQLVETVLSTVDLDKWAAKGGVPEVTGSNSLTKTVATILFSIIMIVVSIGALGELGIDAVSRPATTVLTTVLNAIPLVIGAALILAIAYYVANWVGNLISEVMQNLGADRALGSLGFMPGGATASSVVSKIVTIAIMLFSAIAATRLLNFPELTSILNEILALGGKVLFGGVIIAAGVWISNLLSTIVTGTGDGTGAKVVRYSTMILFVAMGLKYMGVADSIIEMAFGALVIGTGVAFALAFGLGGRDAAARYLDKQNDAAAKPGAPKKAAAPKKAKK, from the coding sequence ATGCTAAATAACTTACAGGTTGGAGGATATGCCTTTGACCAAGAAGTCGCCATGCTTTGGGCGGAAAAAATCTTAATCGCCGCCGTGATTGTTATCCTGACATGGATATTGGCCAAGGCTGCGAAATGGGCATTTGCAAAATTAGTTGATAAAATTGAATTTTTACAACGTCAAACTGGTTCTGGTGAATCCATCGGAATGTCTTTGGGCAGCATCATCTCGCTTGTCATTTGGTTGTTCGGCATGTTGATATTGTTACAACATATGGGTTTCAGCAGCGCGATTAAACCGCTTGAAACTTTATTGACCGATATTATGGACTTCATCCCTAATTTATTGGGTGCAGGCATTATTTTCTTCATTGGTTTGACCGTGGCACGGATTATTCGCCAATTGGTGGAAACTGTGCTTTCAACAGTTGATCTTGACAAATGGGCGGCAAAAGGCGGCGTGCCAGAGGTAACCGGATCAAATTCATTGACCAAAACCGTTGCGACCATTTTATTTTCAATCATCATGATTGTTGTTTCAATTGGCGCATTGGGCGAATTGGGCATTGATGCGGTATCGCGTCCGGCAACAACTGTTTTGACAACTGTATTAAATGCCATTCCGTTGGTAATCGGTGCAGCGTTAATCCTTGCCATTGCATATTATGTGGCAAATTGGGTCGGTAATTTAATCAGCGAAGTGATGCAAAATCTTGGCGCGGACCGTGCGCTTGGTTCATTGGGCTTTATGCCTGGCGGCGCGACCGCTTCTTCGGTTGTGTCAAAAATTGTTACCATTGCAATCATGCTATTTTCTGCAATTGCGGCAACACGCTTGTTGAACTTCCCTGAATTAACCAGCATTTTGAACGAAATTCTTGCCTTGGGCGGCAAGGTTTTATTTGGCGGTGTTATCATTGCTGCTGGCGTTTGGATTTCCAACCTGCTTTCAACCATTGTTACCGGCACCGGTGACGGCACGGGGGCAAAGGTGGTTCGTTATTCAACCATGATTTTATTTGTTGCTATGGGCCTTAAATATATGGGTGTTGCCGATTCCATTATTGAAATGGCATTTGGCGCACTTGTCATCGGCACGGGCGTTGCCTTTGCCTTGGCATTTGGCCTTGGTGGACGCGATGCGGCGGCGCGTTATTTGGATAAGCAAAATGACGCTGCTGCAAAGCCTGGTGCCCCTAAAAAGGCTGCTGCTCCTAAAAAAGCAAAAAAATAA